The proteins below come from a single Myxocyprinus asiaticus isolate MX2 ecotype Aquarium Trade chromosome 28, UBuf_Myxa_2, whole genome shotgun sequence genomic window:
- the LOC127419419 gene encoding zinc finger protein 501-like → MFIMREQVDVICCKSVGTDLSMLDIDDFMTEISQLKKEVMSLMKEVMSLNTKLMERDDRLQDLEKVSCQSSVCVTDGTSTECQDSVWSGRDQSTPQRLLDKLSEQRSRDTQDSQLTLLCSTDAQESVCDSNQGDQTSTESLTSVCNAGEQQMLQTPVKIEVKLEEIKEENIAEEQQRDEYDDYFIPSELMEVKEESQELNEVEEKLHYQKHLDFTTGENILSGSKTKKNFSPKKPQRSAAKKSFTCSQCGKCFSYKSRLNIHMRVHTGEKPYTCHQCGKRYASATRFKNHLHCHSGENSFECDQCGKTFVLNSVLKQHLKTHTNDEPYKCSSCGKSFALLSYFKENQKIHFGMGVHMCFECGKIFTKAGNLKRHQRIHTGEKPYKCSLCGKRFTQSEHLKTHERIHTGVKPYKCSHCGKSFGVSEHLKTHERIHTGEKPYKCSHCEKSFIKSQNLKIHERIHTGEKPYKCSHCGKSFTQSEHLKKHERIHTGEKPC, encoded by the exons atgttcatcatgagagagcaggtggatgtgatctgctgtaaatcagtaggaactgatctgtccatgctggatattgatgatttcatgacagaaatctctcagctgaagaaagaggtgatGTCACTGATGAAAGAGGTGATGTCACTGAATACAAAGCTGATGGAGAGAGACGACAGGTTACAG gatctggagaaggtttcctgtcaatcttcagtgtgtgtgactgatgggacctccacagaatgtcaggattcagtgtggagcggcagagatcagtccacaccacagcgactgctggacaaactctctgaacagagatccagagacacacaggactcacagctcactttactctgttctactgatgctcaggagagtgtgtgtgacagtaatcagggtgatcaaacctccacagagtctctgacttctgtctgtaatgctggagaacagcagatgctgcagacaccagtgaagattgaagtgaagctggaggagataaaagaagaaaacatagcagaggaacaacagagagatgaatatgatgattattttattccttcag agctgatggaagtaaaagaggaaagtcaagagcttaatgaagtggaggagaaacttcATTATCAGAAACATCTTGATTTCACAACTGGAGAAAACATTTTGAGTGGCTCAAAGACGAAGAAGAATTTCTCACCAAAAAAGCCTCAAAGAAGTGCAGCTAAGAaatctttcacctgctctcagtgtggaaaatgTTTCTCATATAAAAGCCGTCTTAATATtcacatgagagttcacactggagagaagccttataCATGTCATCAATGTGGGAAAAGGTACGCATCTGCTACCCGATTCAAAAATCATCTCCACTGTCACTCTGGAGAAAATTCATTTGaatgtgatcagtgtggtaaaacatttgttttgaattcaGTCCTCAAACAGCATCTGAAAACTCACACAAATGATGAGCCTTACAAGTGTTCTtcttgtggaaagagttttgcactcCTGTCCTATTTTAAAGAAAACCAAAAAATTCATTTCGGCATGGGGGttcatatgtgctttgaatgtgggaagatCTTTACTAAAGCCGGCAACTTGAAACGgcaccaaagaattcatactggagaaaaaccatacaagtgctcactcTGTGGAAAGAGGTTCACTCAGTCAgaacacctgaaaacacatgagagaatccatactggagtgaaaccttacaagtgctcacactgtggaaagagtttcggtgtgtcagaacacctgaaaacacacgagagaattcatactggagagaaaccttacaagtgctcacactgtgaaaagagtttcattaagtcacaaaacctgaaaatacatgagagaatccatactggagaaaaaccttacaagtgctcacactgtggaaagagtttcactcagtcagaacacctgaaaaaacatgagagaatccatactggagagaaaccatgcTAG